In the bacterium genome, GACTGCTTACGGGCGTTGCGCAAGCACGCGCTCTATACGAGCTTGCGCTCACACACCATCGCCTGTTTGCGGTCTGCGGCGGGGTGATCGTCGGCGCATTCGGCTTTTATTTTTTATGGAACCGCGAAGCGCTCGTAGGTGCCAGGATATCCCGAAGAGTTTGGACCACGTTCTCCGTAGCACTACACAATCCTGATAGAATGTTTTTTGCCGTACTGCTTGCCAGACCATTCGGCATCCACCTCGATGATCTGTTCGCAGCGACGAGTGCGCTTTCCGGGATGGTGCTCGGAGATGCGGCTGGCTGGTTTATCACCCTGTACCTGTGTGCCCGTTTTGCGCCGGCAGCTCTGTTTGGACGTCTTATCGTATTTGTCGGCGGTGCGTTCGTGGTTCTTGGTGTATGCATCGTCGCGTATGGCCTTTGGTCGTATTAACCCCCTGCCGCAAAGCGGCAGGGGGTTGGATTTTTATATCAAGCGAAACAGCACCATTTGAAAGCAAGAGCACGGGGCAATAAAAGACGCGGGCGGTTACCCCATCTTCTACCCTCCACCCTCCACTTTCTACCCTCTCGTCACATCACCCTCCCCTCGCCCCGTCCCCCGATACCGTCGCTGTTCGCATACAAGCCGCGCTCGCGGACTTTGTCCTGCTCAACGAGCGCGATTACGCGCTCGACGAGCGTCCCCGGATCGCTGTCAAAGACGATCTTCGGGTTCGGACGATGGCCTTTCTCGACGATCATCCGCACGACCTCATCGGTCTCCCACTCGCCCTCAAGCACCCCGATCGGCTTGCCGTCTTCAAAGGCGATGGTGAACTCGTTGATGGTGCCGACGCGGCCGCAGCCGATGATGACGGCATCAGAGGCGCGGGTGAGGAGGAGGTTTCGCCCAGAATACCCAAAGCCGGTGTAGATGATAAGGTCGAGGTAGTCGAGCGGCAGCTTATAGACCCCTGCATGCTCCGCCTCGCTTGAGGCCGGAGAGAGCCCCACCGCGACACCGCCTTCCTCCTTGAGCCCCATCGTGGCCCAGAGCGGAAAGCCGGTCGTCGCGCCGGTGACCAAAATCGCATCGCGGCGCGCAATCTCGCGCCCGAGCTGTTTTGCGCGATCATACGCCTGAAGCCCGCAGTGTCCGGTCTCCGCGGCGCCGCTGACGCAGAGCTTGACGCGGAGGTGCGGGTGTTTGATGTGCTGGTGGGTGGGGGGCATACATTTACACAAAGTGGAAACGCAAGGTGTGTTGTTTATGAAGGCTGAAAAAGTACAGAACGCGCCCAATTTTCAATTTCCAATGATCAATTTTCAACAAATTTTCAATGCTTCAATGGCCAAATGACGGACGACGTCGTGTTTGAAAATTGGATAATTGAAAATTGATTGAAAATTGAAAATTGATAATTTAGGGAAGTGCATAGCTCTTCCCCTCCTCCGGCACCATGGCGTTCACTCCAAGATAATCTCGAAGCCGCTGGACCAAAAACAGCGACGCCTTGGGCTCTCCCATAGTGACGAATACCTGCTTCAGGGTATCCACGCCGCCTGCGACGAAATTGAGCAGTCCCTCCGAGTCCATATGCGCCGAGTAGCCACTGATGGTCTCGACCCGCGCACGAACGGGGACCTCGTCCCCGAGAATCGTTACTTTTCGCGCTCCGCTCTGAAGCAGCCTTCCGAGGCTCCCCGCCGCCTGGTAGCCCACGAGAAGAAGCGTTGAGTGCGGATCAGGAAGATGACGCCGCTCGTGGTGGATGATGCGGCCGCCCTGCGACATGCCGGAGCCCGCGATGATAATTTTCGGGTTCGGCGCGCTGTTAATCGCCTTCGACTCTTCGGTCGAGAGTGTAAACTTCAAACGCGGAAACGCAAAAATATCGTCCCCGCCCTCGATCTCGCGTCGCGCCTCTCCCCGGAGCTCAGCAGTGTGGCGCTTATAAATATCGGTTACCTTGATCGCAAGGGGAGAGTCTACGAACACCGGGAGCGCCGGTATCCGCCCGTGCTCGACAAGCTCATTCAAATGATACAAGAGCACCTGCGTGCGCTCAAGTGAAAACGCCGGGATCAAGAGCGCGCCACCCGCGCGCACCGTGTCTTCGATGACCATCTCGAGCTTATGTCTGCGGTCCTCCGGCGCTTCATGTACCCTGTCGCCGTAGACGCTCTCCATCACGAGATAGTCTGCCTCGGAGAGCGGCTCCGGGGCGGAGAGGAGCGGCGCCGGGCTGTTCCCGAGGTCGCCGGTGAACACCACGCGGCGGCCGTGGTACGAAATTTCTATCATCGCCGAGCCAAGAATGTGACCGGAGTCGAGGAGCCGCACCGAGAGCCCACCCCCGAGGTCAAGCGGATCGTGCAACTTCATATCGCGCCAGAGCGCCATAGTGCGCGAAACGTCTTGCTCATTGTAGAACGGCTCAGTGCCCGCGCGTCTCGCTTCTTTCTCAAGCACGCCGCAGCTGTCGCTCATCATCACCGCCGCGATCTCGCGCGTCGCTACGGTCGAGTAAATCACGCCGCGAAAGCCGTCGCGCACCAACTTCGGGATGCGACCCACATGGTCAATGTGTGCATGGGTCACGAACAGCACGTCAATCGTCGCCGGATCATACCCGAACGATTCGCGATTTTTATCCTCGCTAAACTTGCAGCCCTGAAAAAGCCCGCAGTCAACGAGCAATTTCTTCTCCGGCGTCTCAAGCAAAAAGTTCGCGCCGGTCACCGTACCGACGGCGCCGTGGAAGGAAAGGTGCATATTGCTACCAGAAGACATAATGTAATCAATAATACCAGACGACAAAAAGATGTCCGCAGTTTAATTTTCAATTTCCAATAAATTTTCACTGCTTCAATATCCCAATGACGGACGACGTCGTGTTTGAAAATTGAGTAATTGGAAAATTGATTGAAAATTGAGCATTGAAAATTAGCATGTACGACACCTAGAGAATTTGCCTTGAAACACCCTACCCAATCCCCGCGCTCTTCAAGTCCCCCACATACCGCATCCTCTCCGCAGCCACTTCATCATACTTCCCCGAGAGGATTGCCGCCACGTCGATCACGACCCGCTCGCGAGGAACGGAAACACCTCGTTTGCCGCTGAAAATTTCAGTCGCATAGAGCGGTTGCGTCATGTAGGCGATAATCTTTTCGGCGCGGTTGAACGCCGTGCGATCGTCCTGTGAGAGCTCCGCCTCGCCGATAATCGCGACAATGCGCGCGAGCCGCGCGTGGCGCGAGAGCGTCTCGAGCGCCTCGGTGACGGTGCGATAGTGCTCACCCCCAATTATATTCTCCGTGAGAATTGTCGAGGTGGAACGTAGAAGATCAAGCGGCGGGTAAAAGCCGCGCTGTGCCGTGGCGCGGGAGAGCACGACCGTCGCGTCAAGATGCGGCAGCACCGCTCTGACGCCCGGATCCCCGAGCTCGTCCGCCGGTACATAGACGGTCTGCACCGAGGTAATCGCGGCGCGCGGCGTGCTCGCGAGACGCCCTTCAAAGTGCGCGATCTCGCTCTCGAGCGTCGCCTGGTAACCGAACTCCGAGGGGATCTCCTCAAGCAGGGTCGACACTTCAGAACCCGCCTGCGCGAAGCGATAAATATTGTCAACGAAAAACAGCACGTCCGTCTCGAGATCATCCCGGAAGTATTCCGCGACCCGCGCCGCCGCCCACGCGACCCTGAAACGCACTACGGCATTCTCATTCATCTGCCCCATTAGAAGCGCGGTGGAGGAGAGGGTACCGGTGCGCTCGAGAGCTCTCCAGAGCTCATGCCCCTCGCGGATGCGTTCGCCGACCCCCGCAAATACCGCAACGCCGCGATGTCCTTTCGCTATGGCACGCAGGAGCTCCGTCATGAGTACAGTCTTCCCGACCCCGGCGCCCCCGATGAGCCCCACGCGCGCGCCACGCAGAAACGGCGTAAAAAAGTCGAGCGCCTTGATGCCGGTCTCAAACAGATCCTCGCCGCTGAATGATATGTGCGACTCGAGCGGGAGGAGCGCAGTCTCGTAGATTGAACGACGAGGAACTTCCGGAGCGATAGCCACCCCGTCGTCTATAGTCTCGCCGAAGAGGGACAGGACGCGGCCGAGTACCGCGCGACCGACCGGAACTGAGATGCCGCTTCCGGTGCCGAGGACGCGCGCTCTCCTCCGGAGCGTCGCTCTCGAGGAGAGGAGAAGACAGGAAATCGTGCGAGCTCGCCCATAGGAATACGTCTCGAGCGCAAGCTCGGGATTCTCCGGAGAGACCAAGAGCTCGCGCGGCGCCGGCAGATAACTGCCGATCGCCTCAATTTCCACGACCTGGCCGCGCACGGCGCGGATGGTACCGATGTAACGGGAATTATCCATAAAGACGAGCTGTTAGCTGATAGCTTTTAGCTTTTAGCTTTTAGAAGAACGACGTTGCGCGCGCTTTGCGCGCGCCGTCGCAGGCCCTCTAACAGCTAAAAGCTAACAGCTATAAGCTCAAACAGCACCCGTCACTCATTTTACCTCATCCCTCCCTCACGCGCAGGCGCTTCCTCCTTCTCCCGAATCCGCCGCCACTCGATAATGTTCGCGAACGCCTCGAGTGTACGCATGGATTCCAGGGCTCCCGTGACTCGACGCAGCGCGCCGCGTATGGACTGCATACGCGCGCCGATTGTCCGCTCGGCGGTGCTCATCGCGACGAGCCGCGCGGCAGTGCGCGCAAGTTCGGCTTCGAGAAACACGCGCTGGAACAAAAACCGCCGCACCTCGATCTCAAAAAAACGCGCGAGCAGGGCGAGCTCCGGCTCAAAGATATACGCGCTCGCCGACGCAGCCGCGAGCGCACTCTCCCCGCGCCCCGAGAGCTCGAGCGCATGGGTACCCGTCCCTCCGCGCCGCGTGCCCTCTCTCTGCGCCGCGCCGATTTCAATGGTCTCTATCCGCTGCGTCACGAGGTTAATAAACGCCGGGTAATAAAGCACGACGCGCTCGTATGCCTCAAGGCGAGAGAGGAGCGCCGCGAGCTCGCTCGCTCTAGGTATGTCTTCCGCGAACAGAAACGAGTGTATGCGCCGCGCATAGCCGAACTCTTTCATGTAGAGAGCGCCGACGCGCCCTATGACGATCGTCCGCGCCCCGTCGGGGAGCTCCCGCTCGATCAGCGCGCGCACGACGGCAAGGTTAAGCTCACCATAGAAACGGTGATTTGACGTGAGAGCGAGAGCGGCCATCCCGGAACCGCCGTGGGACGCGCGCACGACAGAGCCCTCGCGTTCCGCGCGGATACGGATCAGGGCGTAGAGATCGTG is a window encoding:
- a CDS encoding MBL fold metallo-hydrolase, which gives rise to MHLSFHGAVGTVTGANFLLETPEKKLLVDCGLFQGCKFSEDKNRESFGYDPATIDVLFVTHAHIDHVGRIPKLVRDGFRGVIYSTVATREIAAVMMSDSCGVLEKEARRAGTEPFYNEQDVSRTMALWRDMKLHDPLDLGGGLSVRLLDSGHILGSAMIEISYHGRRVVFTGDLGNSPAPLLSAPEPLSEADYLVMESVYGDRVHEAPEDRRHKLEMVIEDTVRAGGALLIPAFSLERTQVLLYHLNELVEHGRIPALPVFVDSPLAIKVTDIYKRHTAELRGEARREIEGGDDIFAFPRLKFTLSTEESKAINSAPNPKIIIAGSGMSQGGRIIHHERRHLPDPHSTLLLVGYQAAGSLGRLLQSGARKVTILGDEVPVRARVETISGYSAHMDSEGLLNFVAGGVDTLKQVFVTMGEPKASLFLVQRLRDYLGVNAMVPEEGKSYALP
- a CDS encoding F0F1 ATP synthase subunit beta — encoded protein: MDNSRYIGTIRAVRGQVVEIEAIGSYLPAPRELLVSPENPELALETYSYGRARTISCLLLSSRATLRRRARVLGTGSGISVPVGRAVLGRVLSLFGETIDDGVAIAPEVPRRSIYETALLPLESHISFSGEDLFETGIKALDFFTPFLRGARVGLIGGAGVGKTVLMTELLRAIAKGHRGVAVFAGVGERIREGHELWRALERTGTLSSTALLMGQMNENAVVRFRVAWAAARVAEYFRDDLETDVLFFVDNIYRFAQAGSEVSTLLEEIPSEFGYQATLESEIAHFEGRLASTPRAAITSVQTVYVPADELGDPGVRAVLPHLDATVVLSRATAQRGFYPPLDLLRSTSTILTENIIGGEHYRTVTEALETLSRHARLARIVAIIGEAELSQDDRTAFNRAEKIIAYMTQPLYATEIFSGKRGVSVPRERVVIDVAAILSGKYDEVAAERMRYVGDLKSAGIG
- a CDS encoding F0F1 ATP synthase subunit gamma — protein: MSLRESLRDDLADLDALQFVASAFADQSLKAIARVRATFERSAPFYQSVHDLYALIRIRAEREGSVVRASHGGSGMAALALTSNHRFYGELNLAVVRALIERELPDGARTIVIGRVGALYMKEFGYARRIHSFLFAEDIPRASELAALLSRLEAYERVVLYYPAFINLVTQRIETIEIGAAQREGTRRGGTGTHALELSGRGESALAAASASAYIFEPELALLARFFEIEVRRFLFQRVFLEAELARTAARLVAMSTAERTIGARMQSIRGALRRVTGALESMRTLEAFANIIEWRRIREKEEAPAREGGMR